The stretch of DNA CAGGCAGCTCGCCTTACAGGGCCAAGGCCACCTCTATATATAGCCCCAGGAAGACAGCTGCTTAGGCAGAGCAGGACCCAGCAGGAAAGCAGGGAGTAGAGAGGAGGCCCCTAGCACCCTTGGTCACTGTGCCCTAGGCCACCCACCATGGCGCTGGGATTGGAGCAGGCGGAGGAACAACGGTTGTACCAGCAGACGCTCCTGCAGGATGGGCTCAAGGACATGCTGGACCATGGCAAGTTCCTCGACTGTGTGGTGCGGGTGGGTGAGCGAGAGTTCCCTTGCCACCGCCTGGTGCTGGCTGCCTGCAGCCCCTACTTCCGGGCGCGCTTCCTGGCAGAGCCAGAGCACGCAGGTGAGCTGCGCCTGGAGGAGGTGTCCCCGGATGTGGTGGCCCAGGTGTTGCACTACCTGTACACCTCGGAGATCTCGCTGGATGAGGTGAGCGTGCAGGATTTGTTTGCAGCGGCGCACCGCTTCCAGATCCCGTCCATCTTCACCATCTGCGTGTCCTTCCTGCAGAAGCGCTTGTGTCTCTCCAACTGCCTGGCGGTCTTCCGCCTCGGGCTCCTGCTGGACTGCGCGCGCTTGGCCGTGGCCGCCCGGGACTTCATCTGCGCGCGTTTCTCGCTCGTGTCACGCGACAATGACTTTCTTGGGCTCTCGGCAGATGAGCTCATCGCCATTATTTCCAGCGATGGCCTCAATGTGGAAAAGGAAGAGGCTGTGTTTGAGGCGGTGATGCAGTGGGCGGCCAGCGGCGACGCAGAGGCCAAGGCCGAGCGCCAGCGTGCGCTGCCCACTGTCTTTGAGAGCGTGCGCTTTCGCCTGCTGCCGCGCGCCTTCCTGGAGAGCCGCGTGGAGCGCCACCCTCTCGTGCGGGCCCAGCCCGAGTTGCTGCGAAAGGTGCAGATGGTGAAGGATGCCCACGAGGGCCGCATCACCGTGCTGcgcaagaagaagaaggagaaggggaaggaggcagctggGGCCAAGGCGACTGACAAGGGCGCGGGCGAAGCCAAGGcagaggaggacgaggaggaggacgAGCGTGTCCTACCCGGCATCCTCAATGACACTCTGCGCTTCGGCATGTTCCTGCAGGACCTCATCTTCATGATCAGTGAGGAGGGCGCCGTGGCCTATGATCCGGCCGCCAATGAGTGTTACTGtgcctccctctccacccagatCCCCAAGAACCACGTCAGCCTGGTGACGAAGGAGAACCAGGTCTTCGTGGCTGGGGGCCTCTTCTACAACGAGGACAACAAAGAAGACCCCATGAGCGCTTATTTCTTGCAGGTGCCTGGCCAGCCCTGGGAGGGGGTGGCcagagcacagtgctgggcactggggtcaGCCTTGAGGCCCAGGAGAGACTTGTGTCCACTTGTTGGTCAATGTCACTGGTCCAGGGTGAGATGTAGATCAGGGAGGTTCACCGACAGGCACTTGCCTCAAAGCTGAAGACAGTTACAGGCAGTGGACAACGAGCTGCCTAACTTTGGTGTCTCAGTTTCGGGGGACGGCAGCCCCGGGATGGTCTGATGTGTTGGGGGCTCTAGCCCTGCACAGGGGGTGGGGTCaggcacagggcagaggaggagcaAGGTCAATGCAGGCTCTAGGCAAGGCCTTTGCATGAGGCCAGGACTGGAGTGTGGAAGAGAGTACCCCAGACAAAGGGACCATCCTGCCTAGCCctcccattatacagatgaggaaactgaggccccgcaAGGACCAGTAGAGCAGGGTGGCCAGTCCAAGTTGTAGTGTTATGGAGGGATCTCAGAGGGCAGAAATGGCTTCCTGGTGATGGACCAGGTGGATGTGAGCCAGGTGGGTGGAATTCGGAAGCCTgaaggggagggtggcagggaaggAGCCTAGTGAGTAGTGCACTCAGGGAGGCCAGGGGTGAGAGGGGTGAGGAGTAGCCTGATGCCAGGACTAAGCTTGGAGGTGGGGGCCTCTCCGCCAGTTACCAGCCAAGGCACGGGTGGGCACATGGTTgattctctctgggcctctgtttgtAAATGGGGGTGTTATTCTTCCTGCTTGATAAGGTTGTTTCAAGGTTCAATGGTTGGTATAGAGTGTTCATCAGCGCGGGACTCAGCCCTCAGAAAACTTTTCAGAAACATCAGCCACTAGTATTGTTGTTATAAGACCTTTTAGGTGGATAGGGCAACAGACTTACACTCTAGGCTTTAAGGGGCAAGTGGCAGGCCTGGCTGCATTTGGGTTTGCTGTGCAGAGGGACGGGGTGGATCTCAGAGGCCCTGGCGGGGTTGGCCCGTCCTGGTGCTGTAAAGGTGACCTCCGGGCACCTGCATATTCAGAAGCCCGGAGGTGTGCGGGGCTGCCTGGCTAGGTTGTTCTCAACCTGATAGGAGGAGGGGCGCTGTCTCCAGAAACCGCCTC from Desmodus rotundus isolate HL8 chromosome 8, HLdesRot8A.1, whole genome shotgun sequence encodes:
- the KLHL40 gene encoding kelch-like protein 40, which translates into the protein MALGLEQAEEQRLYQQTLLQDGLKDMLDHGKFLDCVVRVGEREFPCHRLVLAACSPYFRARFLAEPEHAGELRLEEVSPDVVAQVLHYLYTSEISLDEVSVQDLFAAAHRFQIPSIFTICVSFLQKRLCLSNCLAVFRLGLLLDCARLAVAARDFICARFSLVSRDNDFLGLSADELIAIISSDGLNVEKEEAVFEAVMQWAASGDAEAKAERQRALPTVFESVRFRLLPRAFLESRVERHPLVRAQPELLRKVQMVKDAHEGRITVLRKKKKEKGKEAAGAKATDKGAGEAKAEEDEEEDERVLPGILNDTLRFGMFLQDLIFMISEEGAVAYDPAANECYCASLSTQIPKNHVSLVTKENQVFVAGGLFYNEDNKEDPMSAYFLQFDHLDSDWLGMPPLPSPRCLFGLGEALNSIYVVGGRELKDGERSLDSVMCYDRLSFKWGESDPLPYTVYGHAVLSHMDLVYVIGGKGSDRKCLNKMCVYDPKKFEWKELAPMQTARSLFGATVHDGRIFVAAGVTDTGLTSSVEVYSITDNKWASFEAFPQERSSISLVSLAGALYAIGGFATLETESGELVPTELTDIWRYNEDEKKWEGVLREIAYATGATFVPVRLNVLRLTKM